A genome region from Penaeus vannamei isolate JL-2024 chromosome 20, ASM4276789v1, whole genome shotgun sequence includes the following:
- the LOC113827377 gene encoding uncharacterized protein isoform X4 (The sequence of the model RefSeq protein was modified relative to this genomic sequence to represent the inferred CDS: added 569 bases not found in genome assembly) — MDIPEGAVVQPHKKKPEDPPFLTVGTEVSAKYKGAFCEAKVHKVVKSVKVKVTFKLGLGSAVVPDDLVKGVLKIGAQVKASHPDKNQFVDAIVNKIQDCSQYTVVFDDGDITTLRRTSLCLKSGRHFAESETLDQLPLTHPEHFGTPVVGGRRGRRSRPHADGEDSGEEDDDVHKRHRSRREEWESDIGKVVCVELGDKKKQKDNWFPGLVVAPTAQDSVKIETKKDYLVRSFQDGRYYTVPKKEASPFSREVGSKVSQSALKTAVEKALLFMTNDELPPHWDRDLLFGTNVSDDDSDRDGSDSDSSDDEPREEKDHFVAQLYKFMEECGTPINSGPTVGNKDLDLYKLFKVVQKLGGFNRVMNQNQWKVVSNKMQLQSLGSQAPNHIKAAYKRYLQSFEDFYRKLGCTMVSNPRGSRTRHRSGRSLIRDCDRTPRASKKKDNDSCDSTEDENEKKEEEEEGKKGEKRKGEKDEVKKESEKKEPEKKENDKKDNEKKKEESKSSRNVKQESKSQNSPERESTGTKERSREAAGSRERSREPAMTRERSREPVVMRERSREPTAGKDKSRDSSSTSKERSRTDTSGKDQAGGEVVVKERAREPRTPRSEAKNRAAKGEAAEVKTRSSAKEERQEATPEVKTRSSTREERKEEKKEKEVKEESDSEEEEIEMAQTRSSRHREESREKDESTKKTATPTRKTKNERAAMAVICVKAEDDTEGDDETASSSSTTPTPVSSTHSGASVAASPASEKKANKSKSKGQKAVAVSAAAPITAEDSPGAKKRGRKKKNEGEVETPMIDRANSLPSRGKALLPAHVPVNVGDKLRVLYGPNAKESKVTYEAKVLEVEEEGNAPMYYVHYLGWNNRYDEWIRRPCIAENLTWSQNRVRKGRAAATKELKEKKEKEKEVKDTKDTKEAKKEEKEQVSTASSPKTSATKRGRPPGGMRERRESDRSERSDTSGTSSVSGPSTRAARERQVQQPDSPSPSEQRRPRRIGGGIGGGGSTLDTTESDSEEYESDADTGSEKSRTRSSTEKAPATASVSAVSTPVSEPSATVSTVSEKTVKETPAKVQVIEVKEEKVEQEPCGKDIDLNAIISEMKGLDKPIKKEEDRVVVKDTAPRILSPVMQTSFTTPEKKTPELQAKKVLEITPKKAIPESPGKNITQDPMKLLSPKPESLEDDVYEFKEPEPFDFGEIRARKDTRTKASMGALASDEAEADTKVKKKGRPRKDAKEGEGDKTESDSDTAPSPQKRIMLPREARESPVKWPISDVKEVAPQPEVSTTPEKKEAVAVTTIISPVRKVLIKRETPVKSEQATIQPTEVKVSKQESPKCPSPKQNQQEIPAPSLPMKEPVRINVTQIKAKPVNASDRGIAIPKPSGPTSHLLAQAVMPVIESKALAKPVPKPTFDAKVDKPPPVKSEDKVEAKVIPFSQRQQHIFPHLLNRPETSDKAKDVPQRITASAIQSPPRDSTPVLESTSLSQSGSDVERIKRESSVEETIEAVIKRARQDKPESKEDDDKSEGKASPDKKRRTSGRGKKVLSREFLPDTSEESDSDGRLSRPETERRTRRPRLVVDGEHAMIKRAQRLVSDTEKKSGRRREAEACDDDDDEGDDEGDDEEEDEDDEEEDEDEETEKGIIPPPGSLSKVKLSRRLDAEDQKEGEEAEVEGIRHIRKKPRASASATPKRYEEEGLGDLLCEETIPPGSPMTHDAITAEAELPQRPDMKHEMPFASVPTGSSFGKRGPVQPGGPQPPSNPTQPHVAQSQPSPQHQQMHQLPKQPQPQLPPQQKHQILVPQQKIQLPKTVQQQQQQQQQQQQQQQQQQQQQQQQQQKHEQLHHKQQQPQQQQQQQQQQQPKQQQQQQQPKQQQQQQPQQQPQQPSPSQPHPHHQPHLHAHHHHPSQSQLQSQSQPQAQPQALALPLPQLHQQQQQQQQQQQLHHHQPQQQHKPQQPKQQQLHPQQRTLQQQQLPLQQQQPPQQSPQLQQLQQVPQQSPPPQHHQPQLPHQSPKQQQQMPQVPQQQQLQQSPQQSPTQPPSQPLPPAQQLQISHQVQPHQQQPKQVQHQQQLQQSRPLQHQKSQSQTLVQPSNQPSQQQQQPEHGFQVSQAGQHLNQQKIQHPQHQKQQLYPATQSDHQQVQHQQQQQAYQRSHLQQQQHSQQHQQLSQDQHQHPPPTQPHQITPRLGPGISSAVISPNLAVVAAVAAAASPRNCGAAAGGSTASPSGGTGATSALPGAGAAAGAQAHSSAQATIDNTPPTTPESIISNISDSVKGDNEVSKLDESSKSGRDSSEVELESLADNSKMDQFSEDSNTMDSTLGSEPRRRGRLVTPVKRPHESHTGHLPQVSLADGEGSETEEGHSAAAVPKKRRRGPRARASNDPDEEDSSSKKLNSQGNYSGRRRNRHPSARGAPVDDDNEASGLSTLSIACSAVRRSRYNFCQELDPDLDASKRIAVLQARIQELKRTYMQVKTELASVERRRKKLRRKEREKETKAEPT, encoded by the exons ATGGATATTCCTGAAGGAGCAGTTGTACAGCCACATAAAAAGAAG CCTGAGGACCCCCCTTTCCTGACCGTTGGTACTGAGGTGTCAGCCAAGTACAAGGGTGCTTTCTGTGAGGCAAAGGTCCACAAGGTTGTCAAATCAGTCAAGGTTAAA GTAACCTTTAAACTAGGCTTAGGCTCAGCTGTTGTACCTGATGACTTGGTTAAAGGTGTTTTGAAAATTGGAGCCCAAGTCAAAGCGAGCCATCCAGATAAAAATCAGTTTGTAGATGCCATTGTGAACAAAATTCAAGACTGCAGTCAGTATACAGTCG TCTTTGATGATGGTGACATAACAACACTCCGCCGAACATCCCTGTGCCTGAAGAGTGGAAGGCACTTTGCTGAGAGTGAGACCCTAGACCAGCTGCCTCTCACACACCCAGAGCACTTTGGCACCCCTGTGGTTGGAGGAAGGCGAGGGCGCAGGTCTAGACCACATGC AGATGGTGAAGATtctggagaagaagatgatgatgtccACAAGAGGCATCGCTCGAGACGTGAGGAGTGGGAGTCAGATATCGGCAAAGTTGTTTGTGTGGAGCTCGGGGACAAGAAAAAGCAGAAGGACAACTGGTTCCCAGGGCTTGTGGTTGCTCCAACAGCCCAAGACTCTGTCAAGATTGAGACCAAAAAGGACTACCTGGTCAGGTCATTTCAGGATGGAAGATA TTACACGGTACCAAAGAAAGAAGCTTCGCCTTTTAGCCGTGAGGTTGGGAGCAAGGTTTCTCAGAGTGCTCTCAAGACGGCCGTAGAAAAGGCCCTGCTCTTCATGACAAACGATGAGCTGCCGCCCCATTGGGACCGTGACCTTCTCTTTGGCACAAACGTTTCTGACGATGATTCAGATAGGGACGGGTCGGACTCTGAC AGTTCTGATGACGAgccaagagaggagaaggatcaCTTCGTTGCACAGCTGTACAAGTTCATGGAGGAGTGTGGAACCCCAATCAATAGTGGACCAACTGTAGGGAACAAGGACTTGGACTTGTACAAGCTTTTTAAG GTGGTTCAGAAATTGGGAGGCTTTAATCGTGTGATGAATCAGAACCAATGGAAAGTTGTGTCCAATAAAATGCAGCTTCAGTCTCTGGGCTCTCAGGCTCCCAACCACATAAAAGCCGCATATAAGAG ATATCTCCAAAGTTTTGAGGACTTTTACCGAAAGTTGGGATGCACAATGGTGAGCAACCCACGTGGTTCAAGGACAAGGCACCGCTCGGGTAGAAGCTTGATCAGGGACTGTGACCGAACACCCAGGGCTTccaagaagaaagataatgacaGCTGTGATTCAAcagaagatgagaatgagaaaaaggaggaagaggaggagggcaagaaaggagagaaaagaaaaggggagaaagatgaggtCAAGAAAGAGTCTGAGAAGAAGGAgccagaaaagaaggaaaatgataaaaaagacaatgaaaaaaagaaggaagagtcaAAAAGTTCCAG AAATGTAAAGCAAGAGAGCAAATCTCAGAACTCCCCTGAGAGAGAGTCAACAGGAACCAAAGAGAGATCACGAGAAGCTGCAGGGAGCCGGGAGAGGTCACGGGAGCCAGCTATGACAAGGGAGCGATCAAGGGAGCCTGTGGTGATGCGGGAAAGGTCTCGTGAACCAACTGCAGGGAAGGACAAGTCACGGGATTCATCATCAACTAGCAAAGAGCGGAGTCGCACAGACACTAGTGGGAAGGACCAGGCAGGCGGTGAAGTAGTGGTGAAAGAACGTGCGAGGGAGCCACGTACACCCCGCTCAGAGGCTAAGAACCGTGCAGCCAAGGGGGAGGCTGCAGAGGTAAAGACCCGTTCCAGTGCTAAGGAGGAAAGGCAAGAAGCTACCCCAGAGGTCAAGACACGTTCCAGCactagagaggagaggaaggaggagaaaaaggagaaggaagtcaAAGAGGAGAGtgacagcgaagaagaagagattgaaatg GCTCAAACAAGATCCTCCAGGCATCGTGAGGAGAGCCGTGAGAAGGATGAATCAACCAAAAAGACAGCCACGCCAACACGTAAAACCAAGAACGAGAGAGCAGCCATGGCTGTCATCTGTGTGAAGGCTGAGGATGACACAGAGGGTGATGATGAAACAGCTTCTTCATCCTCAACTACGCCAACCCCAGTTAGTTCAACACACTCGGGGGCCTCTGTAGCAGCAAGCCCTGCCAGCgagaaaaaagcaaacaaaagcaaGAGCAAAGGCCAGAAGGCAGTGGCAGTTTCAGCAGCAGCACCAATCACAGCTGAAGACTCTCCTGGGGCCAAGAAAAGAGGGcgcaagaagaagaatgagggagaagtggagacaCCGAT GATTGACCGAGCAAACTCTCTCCCCTCCAGGGGCAAGGCCCTTCTCCCAGCTCATGTCCCCGTCAATGTTGGAGACAAGTTGCGTGTGCTATATGGACCCAATGCCAAAGAATCAAAAGTGACCTATGAAGCGAAG GTGCTAGAagttgaagaggaaggaaatgcgcCTATGTACTACGTTCATTACCTTGGATGGAACAACAGGTATGATGAGTGGATACGAAGGCCTTGCATTGCAGAGAATCTCACATGGTCACAGAATAGGGTTAGGAAGGGCAGAGCTGCAGCAACTAAGGagttgaaagagaagaaagagaaggaaaaggaagtcaaAGACACCAAGGACACAAAGGAagccaaaaaggaagaaaaggaacag GTCTCAACAGCCTCCTCACCAAAGACAAGTGCTACCAAGCGTGGTCGCCCCCCAGGTGGAATGCGAGAGCGGCGTGAAAGTGATCGTAGTGAGCGGAGTGACACTAGTGGCACAAGCAGTGTCTCAGGCCCTAGCACAAGAGCAGCGCGTGAGAGGCAGGTGCAGCAACCAGACAGTCCTTCACCCAGTGAGCAGAGGCGGCCACGCCGCattggaggaggaataggaggaggaggaagcacacTTG ATACGACAGAAAGTGATAGTGAGGAGTATGAATCTGATGCTGACACTGGCTCTGAAAAGTCCCGCACCAGATCAAGTACAGAAAAAGCTCCAGCCACGGCCTCTGTATCTGCTGTATCTACTCCTGTATCTGAACCTTCTGCTACTGTAAGTACAGTGTCTGAGAAGACTGTAAAAGAGACACCAGCAAAGGTGCAAGTGatagaagtaaaggaagagaaggtggagcagGAGCCATGTGGGAAGGATATTGATCTGAATGCCATTATATCTGAAATGAAGGGTTTGGATAAaccaataaagaaggaagaggaccgTGTTGTTGTGAAGGACACAGCTCCTAGAATACTATCCCCAGTGATGCAGACATCCTTCACCACACCTGAGAAAAAGACTCCTGAGTTGCAAGCCAAGAAAGTCCTAGAGATAACTCCTAAAAAAGCAATCCCTGAATCTCCAGGGAAGAACATCACCCAGGACCCCATGAAACTACTCTCTCCAAAACCTGAGTCTTTGGAGGATGATGTATATGAATTCAAAGAGCCAGAGCCTTTTGATTTTGGGGAAATTCGTGCTAGGAAAGACACACGAACGAAGGCAAGCATGGGGGCCTTAGCATCAGATGAAGCTGAGGCAGATACCAAGGTCAAGAAGAAGGGTCGACCAAGAAAGgatgcgaaggaaggagagggtgacaaGACAGAGTCTGACAGTGATACTGCCCCAAGCCCTCAAAAGAGAATAATGCTTCCCAGGGAGGCCAGAGAATCACCTGTCAAGTGGCCAATTAGTGATGTAAAGGAGGTGGCTCCCCAGCCAGAAGTCAGTACAACACCTGAGAAAAAAGAAGCAGTTGCAGTAACCACTATTATATCCCCTGTTCGTAAGGTCTTGATCAAGAGAGAGACACCAGTCAAGAGTGAACAGGCCACAATTCAGCCTACAGAGGTCAAGGTGAGTAAGCAAGAATCACCAAAGTGTCCATCACCAAAGCAGAATCAGCAGGAAATCCCTGCACCAAGTTTGCCAATGAAAGAACCAGTAAGAATCAATGTCACACAAATAAAAGCCAAGCCTGTGAATGCCAGCGACAGAGGCATAGCTATCCCCAAGCCAAGTGGACCTACATCTCACTTACTTGCTCAAGCTGTTATGCCTGTAATTGAATCTAAAGCTCTTGCTAAGCCTGTTCCTAAGCCAACATTTGACGCCAAAGTGGACAAACCTCCACCTGTTAAGAGTGAAGACAAAGTAGAGGCCAAGGTTATTCCTTTTTCCCAGAGACAGCAACATATATTCCCACATCTCCTGAACAGGCCAGAGACCAGTGATAAGGCAAAGGATGTTCCACAACGAATTACAGCTTCTGCCATCCAGTCACCACCAAGGGATTCTACACCAGTGCTGGAATCCACATCTTTAAGCCAGAGTGGGTCAGATGTGGAGAGAATCAAGAGGGAATCCTCAGTGGAAGAGACCATAGAAGCAGTCATCAAGCGAGCCCGACAAGACAAGCCAGAGtcaaaggaagatgatgataagtcGGAAGGGAAGGCAAGTCCAGACAAGAAACGTAGGACatcagggagaggaaagaaggtttTGAGCCGTGAGTTCCTCCCAGACACGTCAGAGGAATCAGACTCCGACGGTAGGCTGTCCAGacctgagacagagagaaggacacgAAGACCCAGACTGGTTGTAGATGGAGAGCATGCCATGATCAAGCGGGCACAGAGACTGGTGTCtgatacagaaaagaaaagtggccggagaagagaagcggaagcatgtgatgatgatgatgatgagggggatgatgagggagatgatgaggaagaggatgaggatgatgaggaagaggatgaggatgaagaaacagaaaaaggaataatCCCACCACCTGGAAGCCTAAGTAAAGTGAAACTCTCAAGAAGACTGGATGCTGAAGaccagaaggaaggggaagaggcagaggtggAAGGTATCCGCCACATCAGGAAGAAACCACGTGCCTCAGCATCAGCTACACCCAAAAGGTATGAGGAAGAGGGCCTGGGTGACCTCCTCTGTGAGGAAACTATCCCACCTGGTAGTCCCATGACCCATGATGCCATTACAGCAGAGGCTGAACTGCCCCAGCGGCCAGACATGAAGCATGAGATGCCTTTTGCCAGTGTACCCACTGGAAGCAGCTTTGGGAAGAGAGGGCCTGTGCAACCAGGGGGACCACAGCCACCTTCAAATCCAACACAGCCTCATGTGGCACAGTCACAGCCCTCCCCACAGCATCAGCAGATGCATCAGTTGCCCAAACAGCCACAGCCTCAACTTCCCCCACAGCAGAAGCATCAGATCTTAGTTCCTCAGCAGAAAATACAACTTCCCAAAACagtacaacagcagcagcaacagcaacaacaacagcaacagcagcagcaacagcagcagcaacagcagcaacagcaacaacaaaagcatgaGCAACTGCACCATAAGCAGCAGCAgccacaacagcagcagcagcaacagcaacagcaacagccaaagcagcaacagcagcagcaacagccaaagcagcaacagcagcagcaaccacAGCAACAGCCACAGCAGCCATCCCCATCACAGCCACATCCGCATCATCAGCCACATCTTCAtgcgcatcatcatcatccatctcaGTCTCAACTTCAGTCTCAATCTCAACCTCAGGCTCAACCTCaggctcttgctcttcctctcccacaactccatcagcagcagcaacagcagcagcaacaacagcaactgcATCACCATCAGCCACAACAGCAACATAAACCACAACAACCAAAGCAGCAGCAGTTGCACCCACAGCAAAGAACACTACAACAACAGCAGTTGCCTTTACAGCAGCAACAACCACCCCAGCAATCACCACAGCTTCAGCAGCTACAGCAAGTGCCACAGCAGTCACCACCACCTCAACATCACCAGCCACAGCTACCACATCAATCTCCTAAGCAGCAGCAACAGATGCCACAGGTACCACAACAACAGCAGTTGCAGCAGTCACCACAACAGTCTCCAACACAACCCCCCTCACAACCACTGCCCCCTGCACAGCAACTTCAAATCTCACACCAAGTACAGCCACACCAGCAACAGCCAAAACAAGTACAACACCAGCAGCAGTTGCAGCAGTCAAGACCATTGCAGCACCAGAAATCCCAGAGTCAGACGTTAGTCCAGCCATCAAACCAACCatctcagcagcagcagcagccagagCATGGTTTCCAGGTGTCACAAGCAGGCCAGCATCTGAACCAACAGAAGATTCAGCATCCACAGCACCAGAAGCAACAGCTGTATCCTGCAACTCAGTCTGATCATCAGCAGgtgcagcaccaacagcagcagcaggctTACCAGCGGTCTCACCTCCAGCAGCAGCAACACTCCCAGCAGCACCAACAGTTATCCCAGGACCAGCATCAGCACCCACCTCCCACTCAGCCACACCAGATAACCCCAAGACTTGGGCCAGGCATCAGCAGTGCAGTCATAAGCCCTAACCTTGCTGTTGTAGCAGCTGTGGCAGCTGCAGCGAGCCCAAGAAACTGTGGAGCTGCAGCAGGTGGATCCACAGCCTCACCCTCAGGTGGGACAGGTGCTACTAGTGCTCTGCCAGGGGCAGGAGCAGCAGCTGGAGCACAGGCACACTCATCGGCCCAGGCCACCATAGACAACACGCCACCTACGACGCCTGAAAGCATTATTTCAAACATTTCGGATTCAGTCAAAGG GGATAATGAGGTTTCAAAGCTGGATGAGTCCAGCAAGTCAGGAAGAGATTCATCAGAAGTAGAATTAGAAAGCCTAGCTGATAATAGTAAGATGGATCAGTTCTCTGAAG